TTTCTATCTCTTCTACGGATGCAAATCCCATACTCTAGTCCTCCTTCATCTTAGCAAGATATGTAACTTTCTGGATTCCTTCCAGACGTTCCAAAAAGTTCAGACCTTCTTCTGGTATTTCTTTGTCACATTCAATGACCATGACTGCACTTCCACCTCTGTGATCACGGTATAATTGCATCGTTGCGATATTAACCGATTTATGAGCAAGCATTGATGTTACTTCTGCTACATGTCCTGGCTGGTCGTCATTGTGTACGACTAATGTTGTATACTCCCCGCTAAAGTTTGCTTCCAGTCCATCAATCGTGCAGATCTTAATTCGTCCACCGCCTAAGGAACAGGCTACAATCTCAAGATTCCTTCCTGATTCTCCGACAAGTAATAATTTTACACTGTTTGGATGTGCATTTTTTAATTGAATCTTTCCAATCTCAAATTTCACTCCTGATTCTTTTGCAATGTCAAAACTGTCTGGAATCCGAATGTCATCGGCTGCCATGCCAAGTAATCCTGCCACTAATGCTTTGTCTGTACCATGTCCTTTTCCTGTTGCAAGAAATGATCCATGTAATAGTATTTTAGCTTCTTTTACCGATTCTCCGAGCAGGTGCCTTGATACCTGTCCGATCCTTACAGCACCTGCTGTATGAGAGCTCGACGGTCCGACCATCACTGGTCCTACGATGTCAAATAAATTCATGTGATTTCTCCTGTCTATAAATGCCTTTCGTCTTTTGAAATGCTGTTTTGCCGTGTATCATTTTGTTTCTTGTATATAATTTACTCGTAATATATGAAAAAGGCAAGTATAGAATTTCCTATACTTGCCATGCTTTGGAACATCTCATATTGATCTGTTAATTTTTCTTAGAAATTAAATCCTTTGATCGTTGCAAAATAATCTTCTGGTGTTTCTGCACGACGGATCATTTCTGTTGTTCCATCCTCTTTTAATAAGATTTCTGCAGATTTTAATTTACCATTATAGTTATATCCCATTGCAAATCCGTGTGCTCCTGTATCATGAATCACTAACAGATCTCCCATGTCGATCTTTGGTAATTTACGGTCGATCGCAAATTTATCGTTATTTTCACAAAGAGATCCTGTGATATCATATACATGATCTGCTGGTTCGTTTTCTTTACCCATAACTGTGATGTGATGGTACGCCCCATACATTGCAGGTCTCATTAAGTTGACTGCACATGCATCAACACCAATGTATTCTTTATGTGTATGTTTTTCATGGATTGCTTTTGTTACTAAATGTCCGTTTGGTGCAAGCATGTAACGTCCAAGTTCGGTAAAGATCTTCACATCTCCCATTCCGGCTGGTACTAATACTTCGTCATATACTTTGTGTACACCTTCACCAATGACAGCGATGTCATTACCTTCCTGATCTGGAAGGTAAGGGATTCCGACTCCACCAGATAAGTTGATAAATCCGATATGAACTCCAACTTCTTCTTTTAATTTAACTGCTAATTCAAATAACTGTTTTGCAAGTGTTGGATAGTATTCATTTGTAACTGTGTTACTTGCAAGGAAAGAATGGATTCCGAATTCTTTGACACCGAGCTCTTTTAACTGTTTGAAAGCTTCAAAGATCTGTTCTGTTGTCATTCCGTATTTTGCATCTCCTGGGTTATCCATGATATCTGTTCCTAATGCGAAAACTCCACCTGGATTGTAACGGCAGGAAATCTTTTCTGGGATTCCGGCACATTCTTTTAAGAATTCGATATGTGTAATGTCATCTAAGTTGATCGTTGCACCTAACTGTTTTGCCAGAATAAATTCTTCTGCTGGTGTATCGTTAGAAGAGAACATGATCTCGCTTCCATCGAATCCACAACGATCTGACATCATAAGTTCTGTTAAAGATGAGCAGTCTGTTCCGCATCCTTCTTCTTTTAAAATCTTTAAGATTGTTGGATTTGGTGTCGCTTTTACAGCAAAATATTCTTTAAATCCTTTATTCCATGAAAATGCTTTGTATAATCCTCTTGCTGTTTCACGGATTCCTTTTTCATCATATAAATGAAATGGTGTTGGATATTTTTTTACGATTTCATCTAACTGTTCTTTTGTTACAAATGGTACTTTTGCCATGGTGTTTGATTCCTTTCTTCTATACTTTTTGTATATTTATTTCATTTTTAATAGTTGTATTTCATTGGCCAGTGCATCTTTAAATACTTCCACCAGATTATTGTTACTGGAATACAGGCTGGTTGCTTCGTAACGATTTGTGATCGCGCCTGTTAAAACGTCCTTGGAATCCGTGATCAATCGAATCTGTTCTTTCTTACATTCTGTCAGATAAACAGTTGCTCCTTGTAAATCAAATGGTTCATTCGTTATGATCACGACTTTCTTTCCTTCACTTACCATCTTCTCTAAGTGTTCCCGAAACATCTCCAGTCGTTCATTGTATACAGAGATATACGCACGCTCTTCTGCACAAAGCAGCATATCAATGATCTTATCGCAAATATGTTCTTCGCCTTTGATCGTCAGATACCCGCCTTCGTTCTTGCGTTTGCCCGGAAGTTCCGCGATCAGCTCTGTCTTCTTCTGTTCCAGATGCCGGATCTTATTACTGCAGAATTCTTCGATCGCTACCGGTGTGTAACGAACTGTATCTTCCTCTTGTATATAGGCTGCGCCTTTGTCTACCAAGCCTGCCAGTGCATTGTAAGCGTTTGATCTTGAAATCCCGCTTTGTTTGGCTGCCTCGTATCCGTTAAGGCTTCCTTCCAGTGTCAGTAAAATGTAAAGACTGGCTTCGTGTCTTGTGAGTCCAAATTCCATCAGACGCTCTACATTATCCATCACTTTCACCTCGTGTTCCTATCTAGGACTACTATAGTCGAATTAAAAAAGAATGTCAAGGTTTCCTTGACATTATGAGAATTTTTCTTGAGTTTATTATGAATCCTTATATTTTTATATTGACATTTTTCATTATAATTGTTAATATATTCCATGTAAATATTTTACAGTATGTTAGAGTTTCTTCTTTCGTCTGTTTGCCAATCAAATATTTATCATATCATGAGTTTATGTATCAATTAATTTATTTTCTTATCTAATAGTGCTTGCCACTCTCTGTATTTTCTAATACAATGAAAGGAGAAACTTATGAGTAAAAATAAAAAATCGCTGCAAGATTTAACTTTACTTGACCGCTTTTTATTTGCTGAAGTTATGGAAGATCCTAAGACATTTGAGAATATATTATCTATTATTCTTGGAGAAGATATCTCCATCAAAGGCCGTCCACAATCTGAACACGAAAGTCGGACTTCGCCTCTAAAACGACAGGTGCGACTTGACGTATGGGCAGAGGATGAAACCGATGCTGTTTATAATGTAGAAGCTCAAAAAGAAAATACAAAAAATCTTCCTCATAGAAGTCGTTTTTATCAAGCTCTGATTGACTCCAAATTATTAGATCCTGGAGAAGTAGATTTTTCGAATATGAAAGACTGTTATTCTATTATCATTGCACCTTTCGATCTGTTTGGAAGAGGATTATATCAATATACTTTTCAAATGACTTGTGCTGAAACTGGTCAGCCATTAGAAGATGGTGCTACGCGAATTTTTCTAAATACGCATGGTAAAAATTCAGAAGATATTAGTCCTGAATTAAAGGAGCTTCTTTACTATATGGAACATACTACTGAAGAAATATCTTGCTCTACTTCACGCCTTCAGGAAATTAAGAATCACGTCAATATTGTGAAATCCAGCGAAGAGATTGGAGTGAAATATATGCAGGAATGGGAAGAAAAGATTCTTGAGAAGCGAAAAGCACGTGCTGAAGGGCGTGCTGAAGGAGAAACCTTCCGATTAATTCAACTAATAAAAAAGAAAATCCAGAAATCAAAATCTTTCATTCAAATTGCTGACGAACTGGAAGAAGAACCTGACAACATTCAATCACTTTACGAATGCATTTCGCAGAATATTAATCTAACAACTGAAGAAATCTACAAAATCTACATCTCACCTGATAAATCTGAAGATTAATAAAGAACTCCACAGCATACGCTGTGGAGTTCTTACATTATCAATATTCAATTTCATCAAGAAATGATAAATCTTATTCGTCAGCTTTTCCTTCAGATCCGAATAATTTGATCTTTGTGATTACCATATCTTTGATAGCTTCAGCACCTGGTGCTAATAATTTACGAGGGTCGAAACCTTTTCCTTCAAGGTCTTTTCCTGCTTCGATATATTTACGTGTAGCGTCAGCAAATGCAAGCTGGCATTCTGTATTAACATTGATCTTAGCTACTCCAAGAGAGATTGCTTTTTTAATCATGTCATCAGGAATTCCTGTACCACCGTGTAATACTAATGGCATATCTCCTGTTAACTGCTGGATTGCATCTAATGTATCGAAGCTTAATCCTTCCCAGTTTTCTGGGTATTTTCCATGGATGTTTCCGATTCCTGCTGCAAGCATTGTTACTCCAAGATCTGCAACTGCTTTACATTCTTCTGGATCTGCACATTCACCTTTACCGATAACTCCGTCTTCTTCTCCACCGATAGATCCAACTTCAGCTTCGATAGACATTCCTTTTCCTGTTGCAACTTTTACAAGTTCTTTTGTTTTTTCAACATTTTCTTCGATTGGATAGTGAGATCCATCAAACATGATAGAAGAGAATCCAGCTTCGATACATTTGTAGCATCCTTCGTAAGAACCATGGTCTAAGTGAAGAGCTACTGGTACAGAAATGTTTAATTCTTCTAACATTCCGTTAACCATTCCTACAACAGTTTTATATCCTGTCATATATTTTCCTGCTCCTTCAGAAACACCA
The sequence above is drawn from the Anaerostipes hadrus ATCC 29173 = JCM 17467 genome and encodes:
- the sdaAB gene encoding L-serine ammonia-lyase, iron-sulfur-dependent subunit beta, with the translated sequence MNLFDIVGPVMVGPSSSHTAGAVRIGQVSRHLLGESVKEAKILLHGSFLATGKGHGTDKALVAGLLGMAADDIRIPDSFDIAKESGVKFEIGKIQLKNAHPNSVKLLLVGESGRNLEIVACSLGGGRIKICTIDGLEANFSGEYTTLVVHNDDQPGHVAEVTSMLAHKSVNIATMQLYRDHRGGSAVMVIECDKEIPEEGLNFLERLEGIQKVTYLAKMKED
- a CDS encoding diaminopimelate decarboxylase, encoding MAKVPFVTKEQLDEIVKKYPTPFHLYDEKGIRETARGLYKAFSWNKGFKEYFAVKATPNPTILKILKEEGCGTDCSSLTELMMSDRCGFDGSEIMFSSNDTPAEEFILAKQLGATINLDDITHIEFLKECAGIPEKISCRYNPGGVFALGTDIMDNPGDAKYGMTTEQIFEAFKQLKELGVKEFGIHSFLASNTVTNEYYPTLAKQLFELAVKLKEEVGVHIGFINLSGGVGIPYLPDQEGNDIAVIGEGVHKVYDEVLVPAGMGDVKIFTELGRYMLAPNGHLVTKAIHEKHTHKEYIGVDACAVNLMRPAMYGAYHHITVMGKENEPADHVYDITGSLCENNDKFAIDRKLPKIDMGDLLVIHDTGAHGFAMGYNYNGKLKSAEILLKEDGTTEMIRRAETPEDYFATIKGFNF
- a CDS encoding TrmB family transcriptional regulator is translated as MDNVERLMEFGLTRHEASLYILLTLEGSLNGYEAAKQSGISRSNAYNALAGLVDKGAAYIQEEDTVRYTPVAIEEFCSNKIRHLEQKKTELIAELPGKRKNEGGYLTIKGEEHICDKIIDMLLCAEERAYISVYNERLEMFREHLEKMVSEGKKVVIITNEPFDLQGATVYLTECKKEQIRLITDSKDVLTGAITNRYEATSLYSSNNNLVEVFKDALANEIQLLKMK
- a CDS encoding Rpn family recombination-promoting nuclease/putative transposase, whose amino-acid sequence is MSKNKKSLQDLTLLDRFLFAEVMEDPKTFENILSIILGEDISIKGRPQSEHESRTSPLKRQVRLDVWAEDETDAVYNVEAQKENTKNLPHRSRFYQALIDSKLLDPGEVDFSNMKDCYSIIIAPFDLFGRGLYQYTFQMTCAETGQPLEDGATRIFLNTHGKNSEDISPELKELLYYMEHTTEEISCSTSRLQEIKNHVNIVKSSEEIGVKYMQEWEEKILEKRKARAEGRAEGETFRLIQLIKKKIQKSKSFIQIADELEEEPDNIQSLYECISQNINLTTEEIYKIYISPDKSED
- the fba gene encoding class II fructose-1,6-bisphosphate aldolase; this encodes MLVSAKEMLNKAKAGHYAVGQFNINNLEWTKSILLAAEETRSPVILGVSEGAGKYMTGYKTVVGMVNGMLEELNISVPVALHLDHGSYEGCYKCIEAGFSSIMFDGSHYPIEENVEKTKELVKVATGKGMSIEAEVGSIGGEEDGVIGKGECADPEECKAVADLGVTMLAAGIGNIHGKYPENWEGLSFDTLDAIQQLTGDMPLVLHGGTGIPDDMIKKAISLGVAKINVNTECQLAFADATRKYIEAGKDLEGKGFDPRKLLAPGAEAIKDMVITKIKLFGSEGKADE